A portion of the Oscillospiraceae bacterium genome contains these proteins:
- a CDS encoding PTS transporter subunit EIIC, with product MAKNYDVLANSVVELIGGKDNVRFFTHCVTRLRFNVKDRSIVKMDEIKDLPGVAGAQWSGEQLQIIIGQDVGSVYELICKKHGFASEKAVEADDADAAPQQKGVKAVVNKIFDGISGSLTPLIPALIGCGMIKVILILLDMAGVPADNGTYQLLTFAGDAGFYFLPIMIGAFAAKKFGANMALGMVIGGLLIYPTFASGVSAGTAFNFLGIPVYGVSYSSTIFPIILCCAVMAPIEKFVAKHSPAILRSVLEPLVTIVIMIPLAYCVLGPIGSFLGTYLSTFVLWLYNTLGFVGVALFAAVMPFVIMTGMHGAFVPYLMQMLTVSPLYEPIFFPALIISNIDQGIAALAVACKTKDTTIKSTGFSTAVTAVVAGVTEPAMYAINLKYKTPMYGAMIGSAIGGCVAGLLKTAIYAFAGASSVIALPLFVSADKPNNLLYMIISVLVGVVATFVATWILYKPETAEK from the coding sequence ATGGCAAAAAATTATGATGTGCTGGCCAACAGCGTTGTTGAGCTGATCGGCGGCAAGGACAACGTGCGGTTCTTTACCCACTGCGTCACACGGCTGCGCTTCAATGTGAAGGACCGCAGCATCGTTAAGATGGACGAGATCAAGGATCTGCCGGGCGTTGCCGGAGCACAGTGGTCCGGCGAACAGCTGCAGATCATCATTGGGCAGGACGTCGGCTCGGTGTACGAGCTGATCTGCAAGAAGCACGGTTTTGCTTCGGAAAAAGCAGTGGAAGCAGACGATGCCGACGCAGCCCCGCAGCAGAAGGGCGTAAAGGCTGTCGTGAATAAGATCTTTGACGGCATTTCCGGCTCCCTTACGCCGCTGATCCCGGCCCTGATCGGCTGCGGCATGATCAAGGTCATCCTGATCCTGTTGGATATGGCAGGTGTCCCGGCCGACAATGGCACCTATCAGCTGCTGACCTTTGCCGGTGATGCAGGCTTCTATTTCCTGCCCATCATGATCGGTGCCTTTGCAGCCAAGAAGTTTGGGGCCAATATGGCACTGGGCATGGTCATCGGCGGTCTGCTGATCTACCCCACCTTTGCCAGCGGCGTGTCCGCCGGCACGGCATTCAATTTCCTGGGCATCCCGGTGTACGGTGTGAGCTATTCCAGCACCATTTTCCCCATTATCCTGTGCTGCGCCGTGATGGCACCCATTGAGAAGTTTGTTGCCAAGCACTCCCCTGCCATTCTGCGCTCGGTGCTGGAGCCGCTGGTCACCATTGTGATCATGATCCCGCTGGCTTACTGCGTACTGGGCCCCATTGGCTCGTTCCTTGGCACCTACCTCAGCACCTTTGTGCTGTGGCTGTACAACACCCTTGGCTTTGTGGGTGTGGCGCTGTTTGCTGCTGTGATGCCCTTTGTCATCATGACCGGCATGCACGGTGCATTTGTGCCGTACCTGATGCAGATGCTCACCGTCAGCCCGCTGTATGAGCCCATCTTCTTCCCGGCACTGATCATCTCCAACATCGACCAGGGCATCGCCGCCCTGGCAGTGGCCTGCAAGACGAAGGACACCACGATCAAATCCACCGGCTTCTCCACAGCGGTCACGGCTGTCGTAGCCGGTGTGACCGAGCCTGCCATGTATGCCATTAACCTCAAGTACAAGACCCCCATGTACGGTGCAATGATCGGTTCTGCCATCGGCGGCTGCGTGGCCGGCCTGCTGAAGACCGCCATCTATGCTTTTGCGGGCGCTTCCTCGGTCATCGCTCTGCCGCTGTTCGTGAGCGCAGACAAGCCGAACAATCTGCTGTATATGATCATCTCGGTGCTGGTGGGCGTCGTGGCTACTTTCGTGGCCACCTGGATCCTCTACAAGCCCGAGACGGCTGAGAAATAA
- a CDS encoding PRD domain-containing protein, which yields MKVIKNINNNISLCLDSRNNEVVAFGKGIGFTKPPYDVPLSKIDRTFYDVDEEQLAVLNRIPEDVLEAAAEIVDLANEKMDNQFRENVMFTLADHIDFAIQRYQKNINIQLPLFYEVRQLYPNESEIGKQALDILKNRLGVTLPREEAAAIALHFVNYRAQAETVPNIDYGAIIEQATDIVEQELHITVDRDSFNYYRFVTHMHYMMKRTLDDTMIDSQNRELFESMKKEYPDIYSCAVKVAALIDQKLQKHLSEEEILYLILHINRLCAREDCDR from the coding sequence ATGAAGGTCATCAAGAACATCAACAATAACATCTCCCTGTGTCTGGACAGCCGCAACAATGAGGTGGTGGCGTTCGGCAAGGGCATCGGCTTCACAAAGCCGCCCTACGATGTGCCGCTCTCCAAGATCGACCGCACCTTTTATGATGTGGACGAAGAACAGCTGGCAGTGCTCAACCGCATCCCGGAAGATGTGCTGGAAGCGGCGGCCGAGATCGTGGATCTGGCCAATGAAAAAATGGACAACCAGTTCCGTGAGAATGTGATGTTCACCCTGGCAGACCACATTGATTTTGCCATCCAGCGATACCAGAAAAACATCAACATCCAGCTGCCGCTGTTCTATGAGGTGCGGCAGCTTTACCCCAACGAATCCGAAATCGGAAAACAGGCGCTGGATATCCTGAAAAACCGTCTGGGGGTCACCCTCCCACGGGAAGAAGCTGCAGCCATCGCCCTGCATTTTGTCAATTACAGGGCGCAGGCAGAGACGGTACCAAATATCGACTATGGTGCCATCATCGAGCAGGCCACGGACATCGTGGAGCAGGAACTGCACATCACGGTGGACCGGGACAGCTTCAACTATTATCGCTTCGTGACCCACATGCACTACATGATGAAGCGCACGCTGGATGACACGATGATCGACAGCCAGAACCGGGAGCTCTTTGAATCTATGAAAAAAGAGTACCCTGACATCTATTCCTGCGCAGTAAAGGTGGCGGCCCTGATCGACCAGAAGCTGCAAAAGCACCTTTCCGAAGAGGAAATTTTATATCTGATCCTACACATCAATCGTTTGTGTGCTCGTGAGGATTGTGACCGATAA
- a CDS encoding aspartate aminotransferase family protein — protein sequence MDSEKVIKRDNEYVLHTYNRNPVVLEKGHGLYAEGPEGQKYLDFTSGIGVNSLGYCDLAWAEAVSDQAHKLQHTSNLYYTAPCGKLAKKLCKRTGMSRVFFGNSGAEANEGAIKAARKYSVDHYGKDRTTVITLVNSFHGRTIATLTATGQEVFHNYFGPFNEGFLYAPAGDIEALQELVDRNTCAVMLELIQGEGGVMALDPDYVQAVRKLCDEKDLVLIVDEVQTGVGRTGTFLCCEHYNLKPDIVTLAKGLGGGLPIGAVLLSEKVAQGMGPGTHGSTFGGNPVVCAGANVVVDRMDTSFLANVNDRAVQLRAGIAKLPHVKSISGIGLMVGIEFYDVTAADVLAACREKGLLVLTAKTRLRLLPPLTLTAHDVDMALEVLAEVLGAMEPTAPKEQA from the coding sequence ATGGATTCTGAAAAAGTCATCAAGCGGGACAACGAGTATGTCCTGCACACCTATAACCGCAACCCCGTGGTGCTGGAAAAGGGCCACGGCCTGTATGCCGAGGGCCCCGAAGGCCAGAAGTATCTGGACTTCACCAGCGGCATCGGCGTCAACAGCCTGGGCTACTGTGACCTGGCCTGGGCCGAGGCCGTGTCCGACCAGGCCCACAAGCTGCAGCACACCTCCAACCTGTACTATACTGCCCCCTGCGGCAAGCTGGCCAAAAAGCTGTGCAAGCGCACCGGCATGAGCCGAGTGTTCTTCGGCAACTCCGGTGCCGAGGCCAACGAGGGTGCCATCAAGGCCGCCCGCAAGTACAGCGTGGACCACTACGGCAAGGACCGCACCACGGTCATCACGCTGGTCAACAGCTTCCATGGCCGCACCATCGCCACCCTGACCGCCACCGGTCAGGAGGTGTTCCACAACTATTTCGGCCCCTTCAATGAGGGGTTCCTGTACGCCCCGGCGGGGGATATCGAGGCTCTGCAGGAGCTGGTGGACCGCAACACCTGCGCCGTTATGCTGGAACTCATCCAGGGCGAGGGCGGCGTCATGGCGCTGGACCCCGACTATGTGCAGGCTGTGCGCAAGCTCTGCGATGAAAAAGATCTGGTGCTCATCGTGGACGAGGTGCAGACCGGCGTGGGCCGCACCGGCACCTTCCTGTGCTGCGAGCACTACAACCTCAAGCCGGATATCGTTACCCTGGCCAAGGGCCTGGGCGGCGGTTTGCCCATCGGTGCCGTGCTGCTGAGCGAAAAAGTGGCCCAGGGCATGGGCCCCGGCACCCACGGCTCTACCTTCGGCGGCAACCCGGTGGTGTGCGCCGGTGCCAACGTGGTGGTGGACCGCATGGACACCAGCTTCCTGGCCAATGTCAACGACCGCGCCGTGCAGCTGCGTGCCGGCATCGCCAAGCTGCCCCATGTCAAGAGCATTTCCGGCATCGGCCTGATGGTGGGCATCGAGTTCTACGATGTGACCGCCGCCGATGTGCTGGCTGCCTGCCGCGAAAAGGGCCTGCTGGTGCTTACCGCCAAGACCCGCCTGCGCCTGCTGCCCCCGCTCACCCTCACCGCCCACGATGTGGACATGGCACTGGAGGTCCTGGCCGAGGTGCTGGGTGCAATGGAGCCGACGGCTCCGAAGGAGCAGGCATGA
- the argB gene encoding acetylglutamate kinase, whose amino-acid sequence MKNEEMARLFSEATPYIQKYHGKTMVVKYGGNAMINEELKNAVMNDLVTLTLLGVRVVLVHGGGPAINEMLKKVGVESHFANGLRVTDDATMEIVQQVLAGKVNKDLVAKLRGRGVGLCGMDGQMLRCTELDPQLGHVGEIVHVDATLIASLLDGGFIPVIATVGMDDLGQAYNVNADTAAAQIAIALKAEKLVSMTDIAGLLRDKDDESTLIPEVEVSEIEGYKSAGIIAGGMIPKIGGMADAIYQGVHEAVIIDGRVPHSILLELFSDRGSGTRFYRRSHRE is encoded by the coding sequence ATGAAAAATGAAGAAATGGCGCGCCTGTTTTCCGAGGCCACCCCTTACATCCAGAAATATCACGGAAAGACCATGGTGGTGAAGTACGGCGGCAATGCCATGATCAACGAAGAACTCAAGAACGCCGTCATGAACGATCTGGTCACCCTTACCCTGCTGGGCGTGCGGGTGGTGCTGGTGCACGGCGGCGGCCCGGCCATCAATGAGATGCTCAAGAAGGTGGGCGTGGAGAGCCATTTCGCCAACGGTCTGCGCGTCACGGATGACGCCACCATGGAGATCGTGCAGCAGGTGCTGGCCGGTAAGGTGAATAAGGATCTGGTGGCAAAGCTGCGGGGCCGCGGCGTGGGCCTGTGCGGCATGGACGGCCAGATGCTGCGCTGCACCGAGCTGGACCCCCAGCTGGGCCATGTGGGCGAGATCGTCCATGTGGATGCCACCCTGATCGCCAGCCTGCTGGACGGCGGCTTCATCCCGGTGATCGCAACCGTCGGCATGGATGACCTGGGCCAGGCCTACAACGTCAACGCCGATACCGCAGCGGCTCAGATCGCCATTGCCCTCAAGGCCGAAAAGCTGGTGTCCATGACCGATATTGCGGGCCTGCTGCGGGACAAGGACGACGAGAGCACCCTCATCCCCGAGGTGGAAGTGTCCGAGATCGAGGGCTACAAGTCCGCCGGGATCATCGCAGGCGGCATGATCCCCAAGATCGGCGGCATGGCCGATGCCATCTATCAGGGCGTGCACGAGGCGGTCATCATCGACGGCCGCGTGCCCCATTCCATCCTGCTGGAGCTGTTCTCCGACCGGGGCTCCGGCACCCGCTTCTACCGCCGCAGCCACCGGGAATAA
- the argC gene encoding N-acetyl-gamma-glutamyl-phosphate reductase, whose protein sequence is MSVKVFIDGSSGTTGLRIADRLAARPEIELLSISAEGRKDVNERAKVINSADLAFLCLPDAASREVMPLLRPDVKVLDTSTAFRTDAAWDYGFPELKGQKEKIKNSDRVAVPGCYASGFISIARPLVELGLAPKDYPFSCTGISGYSGGGKKMIAEYESADRPAHSKLDAPKSYGLSLAHKHLPEMKEISGLAHTPMFVPVVCDYYCGMQVLVPLDLTVAGTTAEAVAAGLADYYKDAATVKVHALNAPLPENGLYSNAMAGTDRMELYLTVNAAGDQMMLVSLFDNLGKGSSGAAVQCMNLMLGLPETEGLE, encoded by the coding sequence ATGAGTGTAAAAGTATTCATTGACGGCTCCTCCGGCACCACCGGTCTGCGCATCGCCGACCGGCTGGCTGCACGCCCGGAGATCGAGCTGCTGTCCATCTCGGCCGAGGGCCGTAAGGATGTGAACGAGCGGGCAAAGGTCATCAATTCGGCAGACCTTGCCTTCCTCTGCCTGCCGGATGCAGCTTCCAGAGAGGTCATGCCTCTGCTGCGCCCGGACGTGAAGGTGCTGGACACCTCCACCGCCTTCCGTACCGATGCCGCCTGGGACTACGGCTTCCCGGAGCTGAAGGGCCAGAAAGAGAAGATCAAGAATTCCGATCGTGTGGCGGTGCCCGGCTGCTATGCCAGCGGCTTTATCAGCATCGCCCGCCCGCTGGTGGAGCTGGGTCTGGCCCCGAAGGACTATCCCTTCAGCTGCACCGGCATTTCCGGCTACTCCGGCGGCGGCAAGAAGATGATCGCCGAGTATGAGAGCGCTGACCGCCCGGCCCACAGCAAGTTGGACGCGCCCAAGAGCTACGGCCTGAGCCTTGCCCACAAGCATCTGCCGGAGATGAAGGAGATCAGCGGCCTGGCCCATACGCCCATGTTCGTGCCGGTGGTGTGCGATTACTACTGCGGCATGCAGGTGCTGGTGCCGCTGGACCTGACCGTGGCCGGTACCACCGCCGAAGCCGTGGCCGCCGGTCTGGCAGACTACTATAAGGATGCCGCCACCGTGAAGGTGCACGCCCTGAACGCACCTCTGCCGGAAAACGGCCTGTACTCCAACGCCATGGCCGGCACCGACCGCATGGAGCTGTACCTGACCGTGAACGCCGCAGGTGACCAGATGATGCTGGTCTCGCTGTTCGACAATCTGGGCAAGGGCTCTTCCGGCGCAGCGGTCCAGTGCATGAACCTGATGCTGGGCCTGCCGGAGACCGAAGGACTGGAATAA
- the argJ gene encoding bifunctional glutamate N-acetyltransferase/amino-acid acetyltransferase ArgJ — protein MQYKEVMGGICAPKGFAAAGVHCGIRANHSEKYDLALIKADVRCAAAGVYTTNKVCGAPIKVDRAHLADGYAQAIVVNSGNANTCAANGVALAEECCELVGKALDIDAMDVLPASTGVIGQPMVIDPFARGIPAAAAKLAATEQGSTDAATAIMTTDTHKKEYAIQFELGGKMCTVGAIGKGSGMIAPNMATMLAFYTTDAAVSPVLLEKALKTVVPGTYNQMSVDLDTSTNDTLIIMASGLAGNPEICEENEDYHAFVAALTAIAEHMCAEHAGDGEGATHLITCEVTHAPDLKTARAVSRSVVCSNLFKAAVFGRDANWGRILCAIGYTPGDFSIDKVCVWLSSAAGEVYVCENAAYHPYSEDEAAKVLAEHDVLVKVDMGTGDASAKAWGCDLTYDYVKINGDYRT, from the coding sequence ATGCAGTATAAAGAAGTTATGGGCGGCATCTGTGCGCCCAAGGGGTTTGCAGCGGCTGGCGTGCACTGCGGCATCCGCGCAAACCATAGCGAAAAATACGACCTGGCACTCATCAAGGCCGATGTGCGCTGTGCCGCCGCCGGTGTGTACACCACCAATAAGGTGTGCGGCGCACCCATCAAGGTGGACCGCGCCCATCTGGCCGACGGCTATGCCCAGGCCATCGTGGTGAACAGCGGCAACGCCAACACCTGCGCCGCCAACGGCGTGGCGCTGGCCGAGGAATGCTGTGAGCTGGTGGGCAAGGCACTGGACATCGACGCCATGGACGTTCTGCCCGCTTCCACCGGTGTCATCGGCCAGCCCATGGTCATCGACCCGTTTGCCCGGGGCATCCCTGCCGCCGCCGCCAAGCTGGCCGCCACCGAGCAAGGCAGCACCGACGCTGCCACGGCCATCATGACCACCGACACCCATAAAAAGGAGTACGCCATCCAGTTTGAGCTGGGCGGCAAGATGTGCACCGTGGGTGCCATCGGCAAGGGCAGCGGCATGATCGCCCCCAACATGGCCACCATGCTGGCCTTCTACACCACCGACGCGGCGGTGTCCCCCGTCCTGCTGGAAAAGGCCCTCAAGACCGTGGTGCCCGGCACCTACAACCAGATGAGCGTGGATCTGGACACCTCCACGAATGATACCCTCATCATCATGGCTTCCGGCCTTGCCGGGAATCCGGAGATCTGCGAGGAAAACGAGGATTACCATGCCTTTGTGGCGGCCCTGACCGCCATTGCGGAGCACATGTGCGCGGAGCACGCCGGTGACGGTGAGGGCGCTACCCACCTCATCACCTGCGAGGTGACCCACGCCCCCGACCTGAAAACTGCCCGTGCGGTGAGCCGCAGTGTGGTGTGCTCCAACCTGTTCAAGGCTGCGGTCTTTGGCCGCGACGCCAACTGGGGCCGCATCCTGTGCGCCATCGGCTACACCCCCGGCGATTTCTCTATCGACAAGGTGTGTGTCTGGCTGTCCAGCGCCGCCGGTGAGGTGTATGTGTGCGAGAATGCTGCCTACCACCCCTACAGCGAGGACGAGGCCGCCAAGGTGCTGGCCGAGCACGATGTGCTGGTCAAGGTGGATATGGGCACCGGCGACGCCAGCGCCAAGGCCTGGGGCTGCGACCTGACCTACGATTACGTCAAGATCAACGGCGATTACCGCACCTGA
- a CDS encoding GIY-YIG nuclease family protein → MAASDSALRPKAAFVYMVRCTGGQLYTGWTNDPAARLRAHRSGRGARYTRAHGAEGFAYLERCADRCAALRREAALKKLPKAQKELLCTAWQAAGRPFAEHGAGSAG, encoded by the coding sequence ATGGCCGCATCTGACAGCGCCCTGCGGCCTAAGGCCGCCTTTGTGTATATGGTGCGCTGTACCGGCGGCCAGCTGTACACCGGTTGGACCAACGACCCCGCCGCCCGCCTGCGGGCCCACCGCAGCGGCAGGGGCGCGCGCTACACCCGCGCCCACGGGGCCGAGGGCTTTGCCTATCTGGAACGCTGCGCCGACCGCTGTGCCGCCCTGCGCCGGGAAGCCGCCCTTAAAAAGCTGCCCAAGGCGCAAAAGGAGCTTTTGTGCACGGCGTGGCAGGCCGCCGGACGCCCCTTTGCGGAGCACGGCGCGGGCAGTGCCGGTTAA
- a CDS encoding argininosuccinate synthase gives MKKQDIKKVVLAYSGGLDTSIIIPWLKENYNNCEVIAVSGDVGQGTELDGLEEKAKATGASKLYVLDLKKDFVENYIFPTLKFGAKYEDYLLGTSFARPCIAKALADIAIKEGADAICHGCTGKGNDQVRFELTLKALCPDMAIIAPWREWDIKSRDEEIDYAEAHHIPLKINRETNYSKDKNLWHLSHEGLDLECPANEPQYNKPGFLELGVSPEQAPDTPTYVTIHFEKGIPTAVDGKEMGAVELVEYLNQLGGANGIGLLDIVENRLVGMKSRGVYETPGGAILYKAINVLETITLDKESSHFKAQLAQKYADIVYNGQWFTPLREALDAFADSLEKTVTGDVKLKLYKGNMINAGVTSPYTLYDEQTASFGEDDDYNQADSAGFINLFGLSIKERAKLSKNWPEIQ, from the coding sequence ATGAAAAAGCAGGATATCAAAAAAGTAGTGCTGGCTTATTCCGGCGGTCTGGACACCTCCATCATCATTCCCTGGCTGAAGGAAAACTACAACAACTGCGAGGTCATCGCCGTTTCCGGTGATGTGGGCCAGGGCACCGAGCTGGACGGTCTGGAAGAGAAGGCCAAGGCGACCGGCGCTTCCAAGCTGTATGTGCTGGACCTGAAGAAGGACTTTGTGGAGAACTACATCTTCCCCACCCTGAAGTTCGGCGCCAAGTACGAGGACTACCTGCTGGGCACCAGCTTTGCACGTCCCTGCATCGCCAAGGCTCTGGCCGACATCGCCATCAAGGAAGGCGCGGACGCCATCTGCCACGGCTGCACCGGCAAGGGCAACGACCAGGTGCGTTTTGAGCTGACCCTCAAGGCCCTGTGCCCCGATATGGCCATCATTGCTCCGTGGCGTGAGTGGGACATCAAGAGCCGTGACGAAGAGATCGACTACGCTGAGGCTCACCACATCCCCCTGAAGATCAACCGTGAGACCAACTACTCCAAGGACAAGAACCTGTGGCACCTGAGCCACGAGGGCCTGGATCTGGAGTGCCCCGCCAACGAGCCCCAGTACAACAAGCCCGGCTTCCTGGAGCTGGGTGTCAGCCCGGAGCAGGCTCCCGACACCCCGACTTATGTGACCATCCACTTTGAAAAGGGCATCCCCACCGCCGTAGACGGCAAGGAGATGGGTGCTGTGGAGCTGGTGGAGTACCTGAACCAGCTGGGCGGTGCCAACGGCATCGGCCTGCTGGACATCGTGGAGAACCGCCTGGTGGGCATGAAGAGCCGCGGCGTGTACGAGACTCCCGGCGGTGCCATCCTGTACAAGGCCATCAACGTGCTGGAGACCATCACCCTGGACAAGGAGAGCTCTCACTTCAAGGCACAGCTGGCCCAGAAGTACGCCGACATCGTCTACAACGGCCAGTGGTTCACCCCGCTGCGTGAGGCTCTGGACGCCTTCGCCGACAGCCTGGAAAAGACCGTGACCGGCGATGTGAAGCTGAAGCTGTACAAGGGCAACATGATCAACGCCGGCGTCACCTCTCCGTACACCCTGTACGACGAGCAGACCGCTTCCTTCGGCGAGGATGATGATTACAACCAGGCAGATTCCGCCGGCTTCATCAACCTGTTCGGCCTGTCCATCAAGGAGCGCGCAAAGCTGAGCAAGAACTGGCCCGAGATCCAGTAA
- the argF gene encoding ornithine carbamoyltransferase produces MKNLLKMSDLTPGELTHILDVADQLKAQQKLGGTAPLLAGKTVAMLFSKASTRTRTSFEVGVYQMGGLGNYMNTSELQAGRGEPLKDTARVLGRYYDCVVWRTYRQRDLEEFAELAGVPVINGLTDYAHPCQVLADLMTIRERRGTLAGRKLCFVGDGGSMANSLIVGGLLAGMQVTCVCPEAYRPAADVLMLAHKYGSAFHFTSSPVEGVRDADVVATAVWNTAAPGTAESEQRLRDFVGFQLTGKLLEAAKPDAMVLHCLPAHRGEEISTAVFEQHADEIFDEAENRLHVQKAVLAILLAGK; encoded by the coding sequence ATGAAAAATCTGCTGAAAATGAGCGATCTGACCCCCGGCGAGCTGACCCACATCCTGGATGTGGCCGACCAGCTCAAGGCACAGCAGAAACTGGGCGGCACCGCCCCCCTGCTGGCCGGTAAAACGGTGGCCATGCTGTTTTCCAAGGCGTCCACCCGCACCCGCACCAGCTTTGAGGTGGGTGTGTACCAGATGGGCGGCCTGGGCAATTACATGAACACGTCCGAGCTGCAGGCCGGCCGGGGCGAGCCCCTCAAGGACACCGCCCGGGTGCTGGGCCGCTACTACGACTGCGTGGTCTGGCGCACCTACCGCCAGCGGGATCTGGAAGAATTTGCCGAGCTGGCCGGTGTGCCGGTGATCAACGGCCTGACCGACTATGCGCACCCCTGCCAGGTGCTGGCCGACCTGATGACCATCCGGGAGCGCCGGGGCACCCTGGCCGGGCGGAAGCTCTGCTTTGTGGGCGACGGCGGCAGCATGGCCAACAGCCTCATCGTGGGCGGCCTGCTGGCCGGGATGCAGGTCACCTGCGTCTGCCCGGAGGCTTACCGCCCCGCCGCCGACGTACTGATGCTTGCCCACAAGTACGGCAGCGCTTTCCACTTCACCTCCAGCCCCGTCGAGGGCGTGCGGGACGCGGATGTGGTGGCCACTGCCGTGTGGAACACCGCCGCCCCCGGCACCGCCGAGAGCGAGCAGCGCCTGCGAGATTTTGTGGGCTTCCAGCTCACCGGCAAGCTGCTGGAAGCCGCCAAGCCCGACGCCATGGTGCTGCACTGCCTGCCCGCCCACCGGGGCGAGGAGATCTCCACCGCCGTGTTCGAGCAGCACGCCGACGAGATCTTTGACGAAGCCGAGAACCGCCTGCATGTGCAGAAAGCCGTGCTGGCCATTCTGCTGGCGGGAAAGTAA
- the argH gene encoding argininosuccinate lyase, with protein sequence MAEQLWKGRFSKAVDSRVNDFNSSIRFDQRMIAQDMRGSGVHAAMLAKQGIISEKDCEDILNGLASIADDLASGKLEIDPNAEDVHTFVEQTLTARIGDAGKRLHTGRSRNDQVALDIRLTLRDYSHTLQAYIVELIKVICRKASENTTAVMPGYTHLQRAQPITFGHALMAYASMLLRDLQRFEDATARMDAQCPLGSGALAGTTYPLDRQFTAEKLGFAAPCANSLDGVSDRDFCIELANAISICMMHLSRLSEEIILWCSWEFKFIELDDAFTTGSSIMPQKKNPDVTELIRGKTGRVYGDLNTLLVMMKGIPLAYNKDMQEDKEAIFDAVDTLELCLKTVTPMLDTMKTIPANMRRAAAKGFINATDCADYLTKKGMPFRDAYKLTGCMVSDCIAKDKTLEELTLDEFKGYSGLFEGDIYEAIDLVKCCEGRTSYGGPSEASVKNQIALAAAQLTAWEEKNA encoded by the coding sequence ATGGCAGAACAACTCTGGAAGGGCCGCTTTTCCAAGGCGGTGGACTCCCGCGTGAACGACTTCAACTCCTCCATCCGGTTCGACCAGCGCATGATCGCGCAGGATATGCGCGGCAGCGGTGTGCACGCCGCCATGCTGGCTAAGCAGGGCATCATCTCGGAGAAGGATTGTGAGGATATCCTCAACGGTCTGGCCTCCATCGCGGATGACCTGGCCTCCGGCAAACTGGAGATCGACCCCAATGCCGAGGATGTGCACACCTTTGTGGAGCAGACCCTCACCGCCCGCATCGGCGATGCCGGCAAGCGCCTGCACACCGGCCGCAGCCGCAACGATCAGGTGGCCCTGGACATCCGCCTGACCCTGCGGGACTACAGCCACACCCTGCAGGCCTACATCGTGGAGCTCATCAAGGTCATCTGCAGGAAGGCCAGCGAGAACACCACCGCCGTCATGCCCGGCTATACCCACCTGCAGCGCGCCCAGCCCATCACCTTCGGCCATGCGCTCATGGCCTACGCCTCCATGCTGCTGCGGGACCTGCAGCGTTTTGAGGATGCCACCGCCCGCATGGACGCCCAGTGCCCGCTGGGCTCCGGTGCACTGGCCGGTACCACCTACCCGCTGGACCGCCAGTTCACCGCCGAGAAGCTGGGTTTTGCAGCCCCCTGCGCCAACAGTCTGGACGGCGTGTCCGACCGTGATTTCTGCATCGAGCTGGCCAACGCCATCTCCATCTGCATGATGCACCTGTCCCGCCTTTCTGAGGAAATTATCCTGTGGTGCAGCTGGGAGTTCAAGTTCATCGAGCTGGACGACGCGTTCACCACCGGTTCGTCCATCATGCCCCAGAAGAAGAACCCCGACGTTACCGAGCTCATCCGCGGCAAGACCGGCCGCGTCTACGGCGACCTGAACACCCTGCTGGTCATGATGAAGGGCATCCCGCTGGCTTACAACAAGGACATGCAGGAAGATAAGGAAGCCATCTTTGACGCCGTGGACACGCTGGAACTGTGCCTGAAAACGGTGACCCCCATGCTGGACACCATGAAAACCATCCCGGCCAACATGCGCCGCGCCGCTGCCAAGGGCTTTATCAACGCCACCGACTGCGCCGACTACCTCACCAAGAAGGGCATGCCCTTCCGGGATGCCTACAAGCTCACCGGCTGCATGGTGTCGGACTGCATTGCCAAGGACAAGACGCTGGAGGAACTGACCTTGGACGAGTTCAAGGGCTACAGCGGCCTGTTCGAGGGCGATATTTACGAAGCCATTGATCTGGTCAAGTGCTGCGAGGGCCGCACCAGCTACGGCGGCCCCAGCGAAGCCAGCGTGAAGAACCAGATCGCACTGGCGGCTGCACAGCTGACCGCCTGGGAGGAAAAGAACGCATGA